One Halobacterium zhouii genomic region harbors:
- a CDS encoding phytoene/squalene synthase family protein, with the protein MAGGHPPKQVKIGREWCHSVVQDVSRTFALTIDALEEPMATRICVGYLLCRVADTIEDAGSIPPAEQANLLRTYDEALDPDSETTPAAFLSAVDEWIPADPDADWTVVSETAEIVRVFESLDADAQEAIRPTVREMATGMAAFVERYEDEGGLRIQSPSELEEYCWYVAGTVGELVTELLADVADTEDAEAMRTHAQSFALLLQLVNVAKDVSDDYREENNVYLPDTWLDDEGVDPEAVADPSNAEAVGSVVDRVTDRARGYADGAQRWLEVMPTTQGNTLAAWAVPFLLAVGTIRELKRRPADVVVEGDVKVSRAEVQAVLEQVYGEFDQSSLAGLREQIAGAPLR; encoded by the coding sequence ATGGCTGGAGGTCACCCCCCGAAACAAGTGAAAATAGGTCGAGAGTGGTGCCACTCGGTGGTTCAGGACGTTTCGCGCACGTTCGCGCTGACGATCGACGCGCTCGAGGAGCCAATGGCCACGCGAATCTGCGTCGGGTACCTTCTCTGCCGAGTAGCTGACACCATTGAGGACGCAGGTTCGATACCCCCAGCCGAGCAGGCGAATCTTCTGCGGACGTACGACGAAGCGCTCGACCCCGACTCGGAGACGACACCGGCGGCGTTCCTGTCGGCGGTCGACGAGTGGATTCCCGCCGACCCGGATGCCGACTGGACTGTCGTCTCGGAGACAGCGGAAATCGTCCGCGTGTTCGAATCCCTCGATGCCGACGCACAGGAGGCTATCCGCCCGACCGTTCGGGAGATGGCGACGGGGATGGCGGCGTTCGTCGAGCGCTACGAGGACGAGGGCGGCCTCCGCATCCAGTCCCCGAGCGAACTCGAGGAGTACTGCTGGTACGTCGCGGGCACGGTGGGGGAACTCGTGACGGAACTCCTCGCGGACGTCGCGGACACCGAGGACGCCGAGGCGATGCGCACCCACGCCCAGTCCTTCGCGTTGCTTCTCCAGCTCGTGAACGTCGCGAAGGACGTGAGCGACGATTACCGGGAGGAGAACAACGTCTATCTCCCGGATACGTGGCTCGACGACGAGGGCGTCGACCCGGAAGCGGTCGCCGACCCGTCGAACGCGGAGGCCGTCGGCTCCGTCGTCGATCGCGTCACTGACCGCGCCCGCGGTTACGCGGACGGCGCCCAGCGCTGGCTGGAGGTGATGCCCACGACCCAGGGCAACACGCTGGCCGCGTGGGCAGTGCCGTTCCTGCTCGCTGTCGGTACGATTCGAGAGCTGAAACGGCGGCCGGCAGACGTCGTCGTGGAAGGCGACGTGAAGGTCTCGCGCGCGGAGGTTCAGGCGGTCCTCGAGCAGGTGTATGGCGAGTTCGACCAGTCTTCGCTCGCGGGGCTCCGCGAGCAGATTGCGGGCGCGCCGTTGCGGTAA